The genomic segment GGGCAGGAGAAGCGCTCCAGCCCGTGCGTGCGGACGATCGCACTCTCGAAGCCGGCGAACATCGGCGGCGCCGAAGGCAGGGCAGTGCGCGCGTCGTACTCGAAGCGGCCCGCCTCGACCCAGGTGTTGGCCTGCGCGTACCAGGGCAGCAGGCCTTCGTAGGAGATCGGCCAGCCGCTGTGCGGCACCCAGGCCCGCTCCTCGAAATCGATCGGGTCGTAGGGCATGCAGCGCCCGCCCCAGAGGCTGGTGGACCCGCCCAGGCCGCGCAGGCGGTACCGGTGCAAGGGGCTGTGCATGCGCTCGTCGGCCACCTCGCCCTGGTAGTGGGCCTGGGCCTTCGTGTCCTTCGTACGCTCGCCGGCTTCCAGCAGCAGGACCGACAGGCCGCGCCCCGAGAGCGACAGGGCCAGTGGAATGCCCGCGGCGCCGGCGCCCACGACGCAGACGTCCGCCTGCAGCGTCGTGCCGCGCGGAACCTCGTGCGCGCTTTCGATCACGGCTGCGCCTCCAGCACCGGGGCGGTGACCGGCTGCGCGCTCACGCCGAACTGCCGCTGGTGGATCCGCGCGATGCTGGCGGCGAAACGCTCCAGCGAGAACTGCGCCTCGTACAGCGCCTTGCCGTTGCGCTCCAGGTGCTCGCGCAGCTCGTGGTCGGTGAGCACCATGGACAGGCCGCGGGCGATGCTGGCCGGATCGCCCGGTTCGACGAAGCAGGCGTCGCGGCGGTGCGCGAGCACATGCGGGATCTCGCCGACGGGCGTGCAGACCACGGCCACGCCGTGCGCCAGCGCTTCCAGGATGGCCAGCGGCAGGCCTTCGTCGTAGGAGGGCAGGACCAGCGCGTCCGACTCGGCCAGCAGGCGCGCAAGCTCGTCCTGGTCCGCCCAGCCGTGGAAGTGCACCTTGTGCGCGACCCGCAGGCGTTCGGCCTGCGCCGCGTAGCCCGCGATGTCGCCGCCGCCCACCAGCGTGAGGTGCAGCGGCACGTTCGACAGCACCGGCTGCGCCAGCGCCTGCAGCAGGTCGGACACGCCCTTGCGTTCCAGCAGGTTGCCGACGAACAGCACGCGCGACACGTCCTGCAGCGTGTAGGGACGCCGCGGCACGGCGGGCTCGGGCACGCCGTTGATGACGATCTCCACCTTGTCGGCCGGCACGCGCAGGTCGCGCGTCACGAACTGGGCCGATTCCTTGCCGAGCACCACGCAGTACTGCGGGAGCGAGAACACCCAGCGCACCAGCGCCTTGAGCGGCGCGGGGAAGCGCTGGTAGCTGTGGTGCAGCTGCGCGGCATGCAGGTGCAGCACCGTCGGGATGCCCAGCGCCTTGCAGGCCGCGAGCACGATGGATTCGCGCACGATGTCCATCCGCTCGGCCATGTTCACGTGCACGCCGGCCAGGCGGCCGCCGAAGCGATCCTTCACCAGCCGCCCCACCGCCCGCGCCACCTGCAGCAGCGACGCGGCCGCGTTGCCGCTGCCGCGCGTGTCCAGCGGACGCAGCACGGGGCCGGTGGGCTCCGCCGGCTGGGACTGGATCAGGTAATCGGCCACCTTGTACATGCCGCCGCCGAGCGGCGCCCAAGGGACGGCGATGTAGATGAATCGGCTGTCGCCGGCGGCGCCGGCCATCGGGGGCACGGCCAGGCCGAAGGTGGAGGAGCTGTCCATCGGTCGGGTCATGAATACATTGCGCGGCCCTGGCGGGCCGCGGCCTGGGGTTCCTGGAGGACGAGGCTGGGAATGAGCGCGCGCGGCGACTTGCGCGCGGCGAGGAATCCGCGCACCACGCCGGCGCCGTGCACGCACCAGGAGACGACGGAGTACACGCCGCGCGCGACCGAGCGCTTGCGCCACGACATCGCGGCGAAGGGCGCCGCGAACAGGGCCGCGAAAGCACCGGCGCGGCCGGCAGCCGTCAGCGGCCACAGCGGCACCGTCAGCATCACCGCCCACCACACCAGCACCGCGAGGTACAGGCGCAGCTCCCGCAGCCCGCGCAGCACCAGCTTCATGCGCGGCTCGCCGAGCGCGCCGCGCACCAGCTCGCCGACGCCGCAGGCGTAACGGCTCTTCCAGCGCCGCAGCAGCAGCCGGTAGGGAGGCGCGTCGTGGCCGTAGTGCGTGACCGCATCGAACGGCAGGCGCCACAGCTTCCAGCCGAGCGAGCGCAGGCGCACGGCGAGGTCGAACTCCTCGTAGCTGTGCAGGTTCGGGTCGGAGAAGTAGCCGGCTTCCTCGATCGCGCGCCGGCGGTACAGGCCCCCGCCGTCGAGGCGGTCGACCTGTCCCGGGTTGCGATGGGGCTCGGCCCGCAGGCTGCGTTCGCCTCGTTCGCGGTACTCCAGGCTTTCGGTGTTCAGTTCCACCACGCGGCCGGCGACGCCCGCGATCTCCGGATGCTGGGCGAGGAACGCCAGCGCATGCTCCAGGAAGCCGGGCACCAGCTTCATGTCGCCGTCCATGATGTAGACGTACTCGCCGATCGAGTGCTGGTAGCCGAGCTGGGGCCCCGCGCCGCAGCTGCGGTCGCTGGCGCGAGCGAGCTGCACGATGCGCACCGGGTACTTGCTGGCGACCTGGACGGTGCCGTCGCTGGAGACGGAGTCGGCCAGGATCACTTCGCCGCCGACGTCGGCCAGCGCCGCCAGGCAGCTCTCGATCGCCTCGGCGATGTTCGCCTCTTCGTTGAGCGCCTTGATGATGATCGAGACGCGGCAGGGAGCGGTGTTCATTGCACGGGGCCCTCCGGGGAGAACGCCTCCGCGCTGCGCAGCCGCCACCGCTGGAACGTCTCGGCCGCATGCGAGGGCATGAACAGCGCCATCAGCAGCGTGAGCTGCCAGCGGCGCGTGAACGCCACGTAGCGCGCATCCCACAGGAAGCGCAGCGCCGCCAGCCGGTTGCCGCCGCCGAGCGTCTCGCGCGCCATCGTCACCTCCTGCTGGCCGACGAACCACAGCGCCGAGCGGCGGCGCTCGGGCGGGATCTCGCCCGAGCGCGCGGCGTCGCGCATGCGCTTGAGGTATTCCGGCGGCGTGGCCGGCGGCGTGCGGCGCGACAGGCTGTCGGGCAGCACGCGGATGGCCGCGAACGGGGCGTTGACCACGGCCACCAGCGTGCGGTCGGCGGCGCGGAACCACAGGTCGAGGTCCTCGCCGTGCGATTCGCCCTCGATGAAGCAGGTGCCCATCTCGCGCAGCAGCGAGGTGCGGATGGCCACGCTGCTGCTGTTGAAGGGCGCGGTGCGCATCCAGCGCTGGCGCAGGTCCTCCACCACTTCCACCTCGACGAAACCGTCGGTGACCGGCCAGGGATCGGGATCGCCCAGCGTGTTGGTCATGGTGCGCGTCTGCGT from the Ramlibacter henchirensis genome contains:
- a CDS encoding glycosyltransferase family 4 protein; amino-acid sequence: MDSSSTFGLAVPPMAGAAGDSRFIYIAVPWAPLGGGMYKVADYLIQSQPAEPTGPVLRPLDTRGSGNAAASLLQVARAVGRLVKDRFGGRLAGVHVNMAERMDIVRESIVLAACKALGIPTVLHLHAAQLHHSYQRFPAPLKALVRWVFSLPQYCVVLGKESAQFVTRDLRVPADKVEIVINGVPEPAVPRRPYTLQDVSRVLFVGNLLERKGVSDLLQALAQPVLSNVPLHLTLVGGGDIAGYAAQAERLRVAHKVHFHGWADQDELARLLAESDALVLPSYDEGLPLAILEALAHGVAVVCTPVGEIPHVLAHRRDACFVEPGDPASIARGLSMVLTDHELREHLERNGKALYEAQFSLERFAASIARIHQRQFGVSAQPVTAPVLEAQP
- a CDS encoding glycosyltransferase — protein: MNTAPCRVSIIIKALNEEANIAEAIESCLAALADVGGEVILADSVSSDGTVQVASKYPVRIVQLARASDRSCGAGPQLGYQHSIGEYVYIMDGDMKLVPGFLEHALAFLAQHPEIAGVAGRVVELNTESLEYRERGERSLRAEPHRNPGQVDRLDGGGLYRRRAIEEAGYFSDPNLHSYEEFDLAVRLRSLGWKLWRLPFDAVTHYGHDAPPYRLLLRRWKSRYACGVGELVRGALGEPRMKLVLRGLRELRLYLAVLVWWAVMLTVPLWPLTAAGRAGAFAALFAAPFAAMSWRKRSVARGVYSVVSWCVHGAGVVRGFLAARKSPRALIPSLVLQEPQAAARQGRAMYS
- a CDS encoding glycosyltransferase family 2 protein, producing the protein MKFSVVIPLYNKARYVHGAVRSVLAQSLPPHEVIVVDDGSSDYSAEVVQTITDPRVRLIRQPNSGVSAARNRGIAAATGDWIAFLDADDWYHPDMLAALKQAHEACPEAGMLGTQTRTMTNTLGDPDPWPVTDGFVEVEVVEDLRQRWMRTAPFNSSSVAIRTSLLREMGTCFIEGESHGEDLDLWFRAADRTLVAVVNAPFAAIRVLPDSLSRRTPPATPPEYLKRMRDAARSGEIPPERRRSALWFVGQQEVTMARETLGGGNRLAALRFLWDARYVAFTRRWQLTLLMALFMPSHAAETFQRWRLRSAEAFSPEGPVQ